Genomic window (Cyanobacterium sp. T60_A2020_053):
ATTTTGCCCTAACTGCATCAGCACGTTGTATTTTTACAGGAGTTAATATAATTTGTCCATTGCTGACTTCAACATCGAAATATTCTTCTCCATTAATTTGCTGAATGACACTTTTTGGTAAAGTTAGTTGATTTTTACTGGTTAATAATGAAAGAGATTGCTTTAGAACAAGCTAAAAATCAAGGTAAAGGTAAATAATTAGGGCTTGATGAAAAGTAAAAATCTTCAGGAGAATTAATCAAAATAATTCTGAAGATTTGATCATTTGAATGGGCTGAAGTTCATTTTCTCAGAAACTTTTCTATTACTCCTAAACTTTCTACTGTTAATAGTTTTCTCTATCGCAATACTGAATCCTTTAAGGCACAGTAAGTGGCTCCAATATATTATGCTCTCACTTTGAGCTTGGCTGAAATTAGAACATGGAAACTACTTGAAAATTTTTTTGAAGTCAATGTTTAACAGTACAGCCTTTACGATATGATTAGGGTCATTACAAAAATTTATTGTACTTTATTAGAACACCAGAGGAAATAAAAACAGTGATTAGAGTAGCTATTAACGGTTTTGGTCGTATCGGTCGTAATTTCTTACGTTGTTTACTTACCCGTGGCGATAACACCGGTTTAGAGTTAGTGGGTCTTAATGATACTTCCGACCCCCATACTAACGCACATTTGCTTAAATATGATTCTATGTTAGGCACTTTGAATGCTGATATTCAAGCGGATGATAATTCCTTAATTGTTAATGGTAAAACCGTTAAATGTTTTTCGGATCGTAATCCTCTTAATCTTCCTTGGGCTGATTGGGGCGTGGATTTAGTTATCGAATCTACCGGGGTATTTGTTACGGATGAGGGCGCTTCTAAACATATTCAAGCTGGAGCGAAAAAAGTTTTGATCACTGCACCGGGTAAGGGCGCTAATGTTGGTACTTATGTGGTGGGTGTTAATGATAGTGAATACAGCCACGATAAATACAATGTTATTAGTAATGCTAGTTGTACCACTAACTGTCTAGCGCCCATCGCCAAAGTTTTACACGAACAGTTTGGCATCATTAAGGGTACCATGACTACTACTCACAGTTATACGGGAGACCAACGTTTGTTGGATGCTAGTCACCGTGATTTAAGACGGGCGCGCGCCGCCGCTATTAATATTGTACCAACGACGACGGGCGCTGCACAAGCGGTGGCTCTAGTTTTACCACAGTTGAAAGGCAAATTAAATGGTGTGGCTTTGCGTGTACCTACTCCTAATGTTTCTGTGGTAGATTTAGTAGTACAAGTGGAAAAAAATACTATCGCTGAACAAGTTAACCAAGTTCTTCAAGAAGCCTCTGAAGGTTCTCTCAAAGGCATTTTAGGTTATAATGATTTACCTTTAGTCTCTTCTGATTATCGTGGTAGTGATGTTTCCTCCATTGTTGATGCTAGTTTAACTATGGTGATGGGTGGAGATATGGTTAAGGTTGTAGCTTGGTATGATAACGAATGGGGTTATTCTCAAAGAGTTGTTGATTTAGCTGAAGTGGTCGCTAAAAACTGGAAATAATTAACCTTATAATTATACGGTGGAGGGCGCTCGTTTTTCGAGTGTCCTTTTTTTGTTTTATCCCCCTTATCTTCCATTTAAACCTTAACTAAATCACGATTTATTAATAATGCTGAGAAGTAAAATCTTATCAAATATTATACTGAGTATTATACT
Coding sequences:
- a CDS encoding type I glyceraldehyde-3-phosphate dehydrogenase; this translates as MIRVAINGFGRIGRNFLRCLLTRGDNTGLELVGLNDTSDPHTNAHLLKYDSMLGTLNADIQADDNSLIVNGKTVKCFSDRNPLNLPWADWGVDLVIESTGVFVTDEGASKHIQAGAKKVLITAPGKGANVGTYVVGVNDSEYSHDKYNVISNASCTTNCLAPIAKVLHEQFGIIKGTMTTTHSYTGDQRLLDASHRDLRRARAAAINIVPTTTGAAQAVALVLPQLKGKLNGVALRVPTPNVSVVDLVVQVEKNTIAEQVNQVLQEASEGSLKGILGYNDLPLVSSDYRGSDVSSIVDASLTMVMGGDMVKVVAWYDNEWGYSQRVVDLAEVVAKNWK